The following proteins are co-located in the Legionella busanensis genome:
- a CDS encoding diphosphomevalonate/mevalonate 3,5-bisphosphate decarboxylase family protein, with protein MQWFAQAPANIALIKYMGKKDDARNIPANPSLSYTLNNLLTSVTLETQPGKKDFWEPLYIPGALPFNLSTSAQIRFLKHLDFLKQHFGYSGSFTVRSSNNFPHGSGLASSASSFAALTICTVRALCDSLNIPLPSISEQAQLSRLGSGSSCRSFFSPWAIWEEENVSSIELPYTKLYHQVIIISHAEKDIPSSQAHELIKTSPFYEERPERAKENLNNLIEALKAQTWEKSFEICWQEFQDMHQLFVTCDKPFSYITDNTQLVLNNLKNFWEQHGDGPIVTMDAGPNIHLLYRPEQTEMALQFKRDYLVGNYDVL; from the coding sequence ATGCAGTGGTTTGCTCAAGCGCCTGCGAATATCGCACTAATTAAATATATGGGTAAAAAAGATGATGCCCGTAATATACCTGCGAACCCATCTTTGTCCTACACATTAAATAACTTACTAACGAGCGTGACATTAGAAACGCAACCTGGAAAAAAAGATTTTTGGGAACCTTTATATATTCCTGGTGCTTTACCCTTTAATCTGTCAACGTCTGCCCAAATACGGTTTTTAAAACACTTAGACTTTCTGAAACAGCATTTTGGTTATAGCGGCTCTTTTACTGTACGCTCTTCTAACAATTTTCCGCATGGTAGTGGGCTAGCTAGCTCTGCTTCTAGTTTTGCTGCTTTAACAATTTGTACAGTTAGAGCCCTTTGTGATAGTTTAAACATACCCTTGCCTTCTATTTCTGAACAAGCACAATTAAGTCGCTTAGGCTCAGGCTCTTCTTGTAGATCATTTTTTTCACCTTGGGCAATTTGGGAAGAAGAGAATGTAAGTAGTATTGAACTTCCTTATACCAAACTTTATCACCAGGTGATTATTATTAGTCATGCAGAGAAAGATATTCCTTCAAGTCAGGCACATGAATTAATTAAAACGAGCCCTTTTTATGAAGAACGTCCAGAGCGGGCTAAAGAAAATTTAAATAACTTGATAGAAGCATTAAAAGCTCAAACATGGGAAAAATCTTTTGAAATTTGCTGGCAAGAATTTCAAGATATGCATCAATTATTTGTTACCTGTGATAAACCCTTTTCGTACATAACGGATAATACGCAATTAGTGTTAAATAACTTAAAAAATTTCTGGGAGCAGCATGGTGACGGCCCTATAGTAACCATGGATGCAGGTCCCAATATTCATTTATTATATAGGCCTGAGCAAACAGAAATGGCGTTGCAGTTTAAACGTGATTATTTAGTTGGGAATTATGATGTTTTGTAA
- a CDS encoding mevalonate kinase family protein, with translation MFCNFVTTTHGKWILAGEHAVLRGYGALVFPIKSRQLTLSYNPSTSELSADFSGASGNDMHLLFWSVLERGQHLLGNSLNRLTGHFHISSNIPIGVGMGASAALCVAMARWFAAQKLLTTDSIAKFAQSLEDLFHGQSSGLDIIGVAATSGIYFQQGQATPIKQAWQPQWYLSSCGQVGITSHCINQVDNLWETDKHFANSIDKNMQEAVNKAKSALENYKITDSLLLLSEAITKSADCFKAWDLISESLSQHMHFLLNQGALAVKPTGSGGGGYVISLWDKKPPNLPFELVAA, from the coding sequence ATGTTTTGTAATTTTGTAACCACAACCCATGGCAAATGGATCCTTGCTGGTGAACATGCTGTTTTACGAGGTTATGGCGCTTTAGTATTTCCAATTAAAAGCAGACAATTGACCTTAAGTTACAATCCTTCGACCAGCGAATTAAGTGCTGATTTCTCCGGGGCTAGCGGCAATGATATGCACTTATTATTTTGGAGTGTTTTAGAACGCGGCCAGCATTTATTGGGTAATTCTTTAAATCGCCTTACAGGCCATTTTCATATCAGTTCAAATATTCCAATTGGCGTTGGCATGGGTGCCTCAGCCGCCCTTTGTGTAGCCATGGCAAGATGGTTTGCTGCTCAGAAACTTCTTACCACTGATTCTATTGCGAAATTTGCCCAAAGCTTAGAAGACTTATTTCACGGCCAAAGCAGTGGATTAGATATTATTGGTGTTGCAGCGACTTCAGGAATCTATTTTCAACAAGGTCAAGCTACGCCTATCAAACAAGCCTGGCAACCTCAGTGGTATTTATCTTCTTGTGGTCAAGTTGGTATTACATCCCATTGTATTAATCAAGTAGATAATCTTTGGGAAACTGATAAGCATTTTGCAAATAGCATTGATAAAAATATGCAAGAGGCGGTTAATAAAGCTAAAAGTGCATTAGAAAATTATAAGATCACTGATTCTCTGTTATTACTTAGCGAAGCGATAACTAAAAGTGCTGACTGCTTTAAAGCCTGGGACTTAATCAGTGAAAGTTTATCACAGCACATGCATTTTCTATTAAACCAAGGAGCCCTTGCTGTAAAACCAACAGGCTCTGGTGGTGGAGGTTACGTTATTAGCCTGTGGGATAAAAAACCACCAAACCTTCCTTTTGAATTAGTTGCCGCTTAG
- the ybgF gene encoding tol-pal system protein YbgF, with product MIRSPKGFLIICFTCLLPLSALAEAPVVDDSENFAIFDDGQAAIEQPVAKAQLEDNDAEIALAQDNELNADSTNVELLDKLKSLQQELQELRGQLEVQAHNLKTLQEQQLTFYQDINTRLKSTNPAATSAATKIINSMKRATEPSIDEVGTKKAETPAVKPYSEKQTKAKLEFKGSLTAANKNPADEQISYLAAYDLVKNKQFDDALSAMQNFVTRYPQGGYTANAHYWLGELYMVKKNYASAIEHFETVLTRFPTSSKTAACLLKIGYALAASGQEIEARQRLQEVVKNYPDTPTAELAAAKLKSISTL from the coding sequence ATGATAAGATCGCCTAAGGGCTTTTTAATTATCTGTTTTACTTGTCTTCTTCCGCTTTCTGCTTTAGCAGAGGCACCTGTTGTAGATGATAGTGAAAATTTTGCGATTTTTGATGATGGACAGGCTGCTATTGAGCAGCCTGTTGCCAAAGCTCAATTAGAAGATAATGACGCAGAGATTGCACTTGCCCAAGATAATGAACTTAACGCTGATAGCACTAATGTAGAGTTACTTGATAAATTAAAAAGTTTGCAACAAGAGCTCCAAGAATTACGGGGCCAGCTAGAAGTGCAAGCACATAATTTAAAAACTTTACAGGAACAGCAATTAACTTTTTATCAAGATATTAATACAAGATTGAAGTCAACTAACCCTGCTGCTACCTCAGCAGCTACTAAAATAATCAACAGTATGAAGCGTGCAACAGAGCCATCTATTGATGAAGTTGGTACTAAAAAAGCAGAAACGCCAGCAGTTAAACCTTATAGTGAAAAGCAAACTAAAGCAAAACTGGAATTTAAGGGATCATTAACTGCAGCTAATAAAAATCCTGCTGATGAACAAATAAGTTATCTTGCTGCTTATGATTTAGTGAAAAATAAGCAATTTGATGATGCGCTCTCTGCAATGCAAAATTTTGTAACCAGATATCCACAAGGTGGTTATACTGCTAACGCCCATTATTGGCTTGGCGAGCTTTATATGGTGAAAAAAAATTATGCGAGTGCTATTGAACATTTTGAAACAGTTTTAACTCGGTTTCCAACCTCAAGTAAGACTGCTGCTTGTTTATTAAAAATTGGCTACGCATTAGCTGCATCAGGACAAGAAATAGAAGCACGTCAGCGCTTACAAGAAGTAGTAAAAAATTATCCAGATACACCTACAGCAGAGCTGGCCGCAGCAAAATTAAAATCTATCAGCACATTATGA
- the queE gene encoding 7-carboxy-7-deazaguanine synthase QueE, which produces MMSTNNKLRITEIFHSLQGESNTVGLPTVFVRLTGCPLRCQYCDTAYAFNGGELMEMDTILARTLSFECPYVCVTGGEPLAQPNCFHLLKSLCDAGLYVSLETSGARPIANVDQRVNIVMDLKTPDSGECDKNLLDNLNFLKKTDQIKFVLCSQKDYEWACNLLKEFQLPEKAQILFSPSWQELDATLLANWIIRDRLPVRFQIQLHKVLWNDMPGH; this is translated from the coding sequence ATGATGTCCACAAATAATAAATTACGTATTACGGAAATATTTCACTCATTACAAGGAGAGTCAAACACCGTCGGATTACCGACAGTATTTGTTCGATTAACCGGCTGCCCATTACGATGTCAGTATTGTGATACTGCTTATGCATTTAATGGTGGCGAGCTGATGGAAATGGATACTATTTTGGCGAGAACGCTTAGTTTTGAGTGTCCTTATGTCTGTGTTACAGGTGGTGAGCCACTTGCTCAACCCAATTGCTTTCACCTCCTTAAATCTTTATGTGATGCTGGTTTATATGTTTCTTTAGAAACAAGCGGCGCACGTCCTATAGCCAATGTTGATCAACGAGTTAATATTGTAATGGATTTGAAAACGCCTGATTCAGGTGAGTGTGACAAAAATTTATTGGATAATTTAAATTTTTTAAAAAAAACTGACCAAATTAAATTTGTTTTATGCAGTCAAAAAGATTATGAATGGGCTTGTAACCTATTAAAAGAATTTCAACTTCCTGAAAAAGCCCAAATTCTTTTTTCACCAAGTTGGCAAGAGCTAGATGCTACTCTACTTGCTAATTGGATTATTAGAGACCGCTTACCTGTTCGTTTTCAGATTCAACTACATAAAGTTCTTTGGAACGATATGCCTGGGCATTAG